The following proteins come from a genomic window of Phnomibacter ginsenosidimutans:
- a CDS encoding 3-keto-disaccharide hydrolase, with product MKRHLLAVLPALFITHLAMAQRTGDPKMTELWEPKAPIVTPGKTAADAPSDAIVLFNGTNLSQWESEKGGAAPWTIADGAMTVKPQSGGIKTKQGFGDCQLHVEWRTPAVVKGEGQMRGNSGIFLMGRYELQVLDSYNNTTYSNGQAGSIYKQHIPLANASRQPGEWQSYDIIFTAPRFYADGRVKAAARITVIHNGVLVQNNVEIWGQTQYIGIANYEKHGDLEPIFLQDHGDLVSFRNIWIRPL from the coding sequence ATGAAACGCCACCTGCTTGCTGTACTTCCAGCATTGTTCATCACTCATTTGGCCATGGCCCAACGCACCGGCGACCCGAAAATGACCGAACTCTGGGAACCCAAAGCACCCATTGTTACCCCGGGCAAAACCGCTGCCGACGCCCCTTCCGACGCCATTGTACTGTTTAATGGCACCAACCTTAGCCAATGGGAAAGTGAAAAAGGCGGTGCCGCACCATGGACCATTGCCGATGGCGCCATGACCGTAAAACCACAAAGCGGCGGCATTAAAACCAAGCAGGGCTTTGGCGATTGCCAGCTGCATGTAGAATGGCGTACCCCAGCTGTGGTAAAAGGCGAAGGACAAATGCGGGGCAACAGCGGTATCTTTTTAATGGGCCGCTACGAACTGCAAGTGCTCGATAGCTACAACAATACCACCTACAGCAACGGCCAGGCTGGCAGCATTTACAAACAACACATTCCACTGGCCAATGCCAGCCGGCAGCCCGGCGAATGGCAGAGCTATGACATCATTTTTACTGCACCCCGGTTTTATGCCGATGGCCGGGTAAAAGCTGCTGCCAGAATTACGGTCATTCACAACGGAGTGCTGGTGCAAAACAACGTAGAAATATGGGGGCAAACGCAATACATCGGCATTGCCAATTATGAAAAACATGGTGATCTCGAACCCATTTTCTTACAAGATCATGGCGACCTGGTCAGCTTTCGGAATATTTGGATTCGGCCGTTGTAA
- a CDS encoding rhodanese-like domain-containing protein, translating to MNTHMIAEPLIEQTCHLTIDDFYTLLDEHEVLVVDVRNYDEQPVIDGFADRRLPLDQLASYLDELDADAIVFVCQDGTRSAEAIALAKSHGMVIPVFSLEGGITAWLRSKE from the coding sequence ATGAATACCCACATGATTGCTGAACCTTTGATAGAACAAACCTGCCACTTGACGATTGACGATTTTTATACATTGCTCGATGAGCACGAAGTGCTGGTGGTAGATGTACGCAACTACGACGAACAACCGGTGATTGATGGTTTTGCCGACAGGCGTTTGCCCCTCGATCAGCTGGCCAGTTACCTGGATGAGCTGGATGCCGATGCCATTGTGTTTGTGTGCCAGGACGGCACCCGCAGTGCCGAAGCCATAGCACTGGCCAAAAGCCATGGCATGGTTATACCCGTATTCAGCCTGGAGGGCGGTATAACAGCCTGGCTACGCAGTAAAGAATAA
- a CDS encoding potassium transporter KefB → MTSTVSTTNNTSTLLLKRVLIGAGIALLLITVFIMPSILHPKPEWSKLWMLRPLLVVPVAGGLAAAIIHVLLGWQAKNGWPKILVYFVCLLGYIIALWLGTVVGLDGTLWN, encoded by the coding sequence ATGACCTCTACCGTATCTACTACCAACAACACATCGACCCTTCTGCTTAAGCGGGTGCTGATAGGTGCCGGCATTGCCCTGCTGCTTATTACCGTGTTCATCATGCCATCAATCCTTCACCCCAAACCAGAATGGAGCAAGCTGTGGATGCTGCGCCCCCTGCTGGTAGTACCCGTAGCCGGCGGATTGGCGGCGGCCATTATACATGTTTTGTTGGGCTGGCAGGCCAAAAATGGCTGGCCCAAAATACTGGTGTACTTCGTGTGCCTGCTGGGCTACATCATAGCCCTGTGGTTGGGTACCGTGGTCGGATTGGATGGCACCCTGTGGAATTAA
- a CDS encoding IPT/TIG domain-containing protein has product MTLNFNAAIAVSTNRGQNWLLTYWHSAISDGLTDVSFSGQTGFAVGSGYLLRTTNGGINWQQLPNPNGQPLKQVICFGNQSVWAVTQAGQLYRSADNGASFALVTQAPALIADIAFVNPNFGFAAASGQLFRTTNTGLTWQQLTTDDTRPGNFAGLRFASETVGFTNGHISTDSGRHWEELPNGPDRGYSFVAPSFVWATDGIYKLYKSNTLAFQGIPNARFRIDSTALASANQLRLISTSDRRYQHRWFRNGQLLANSFEVDYQRDSCTVTDTFRLEVSNNAGSRSHEVQISYRLQQPIISSFLPTSSVAGGTVTITGTNLHMTRSVSFAGVPARSFSILSSTTITAIVDTGGSGAVQISSRCGISSRPGFTFIPPSGMAILRIYPDSGKIGDEILIEGSKLNLVKRVLIGGAEAQRFSILDSTKIVAVVGKGQTGLVEIRSVSDASTLGTFTFVQRQAPPKIISISPNKGLVGSLVTVKLEGLSNTNSLRARFGSFPANIVNANTDSITIEVPPGTLVRTIALQTESGVIHAPTPFETIFNGGGAKALGTTFQKPAQFSNLVPRGKSRLGFYEQFYLPVLVDDLDGDGQADMVATPAPNSGHGLWAMKLQMKNGIIEEGQKLQLAGNTGSLFAALGDLNNDGLPEIVVSDSAGLLVYTNLSTRGDIKFGSPVKLVSKLVADGSHSIHIMDFDNDGFNDIQVGVSIIRNLSANSNVIKLSEVPYIINEIASLYPDYPRYYPPVVVCRSLSNPYKGKASLLFGLPGQRQDNRIVFLTNESEPGIIKLVRQIDHPILLDAPAETWESNIKRIPFIEDIDRDGIPDLLLSGFNNWGIPFGLDYYKGYFNQNKWEFMVDPIKVLMKDSYDQPSALSVFIFGDAISKMVDLDGDGAKEVYFGNLQSTPIVLRFEKDSLGMIYAKQEELHLNSHRFNYRNDFFYFDGVDDLNGDAKPDLVGRTRSGYFSAVPDNYELKDYQSVAVSLNNLGNDNVIPICPAETDIILESPLSGSEYIWQVDTGTGYIAAKDLLGMENAHTKLLTIKLISASWRKADFRCLADSVPGSTFSMRFENSYLHNDTAALSNAHWHNPNVWSCGVVPNEYTHVVIPAGSAADIKTGDASSKSITIKNGSSLIIRQGRRLITQQ; this is encoded by the coding sequence GTGACCCTAAACTTTAATGCCGCCATTGCTGTATCAACTAATCGGGGGCAAAACTGGCTACTCACTTACTGGCACAGCGCAATTTCAGATGGACTAACCGATGTTTCATTTAGTGGTCAAACGGGCTTTGCAGTAGGGTCGGGCTACTTGCTGCGTACTACCAATGGCGGTATCAATTGGCAGCAGCTTCCCAATCCCAATGGCCAACCGCTTAAGCAAGTAATCTGTTTCGGCAATCAATCTGTATGGGCCGTCACACAGGCAGGACAGTTGTATCGTTCCGCAGACAACGGTGCTTCCTTTGCCCTCGTTACCCAAGCCCCCGCCTTGATTGCCGATATCGCATTTGTAAATCCAAATTTTGGATTTGCCGCTGCCAGCGGACAGCTGTTTCGGACTACTAATACCGGCCTTACCTGGCAGCAGTTAACCACTGACGACACCAGACCCGGCAACTTTGCCGGCCTACGGTTTGCCAGCGAAACAGTTGGATTTACCAACGGGCACATTTCCACCGATTCAGGTCGCCATTGGGAGGAATTGCCCAACGGACCCGACAGAGGCTATAGTTTTGTGGCACCTTCGTTTGTGTGGGCGACTGATGGGATATACAAGCTGTATAAATCAAATACGCTTGCATTTCAAGGCATACCAAACGCCCGTTTTCGAATTGATAGTACTGCACTGGCCAGCGCCAACCAATTACGACTGATTTCTACATCTGACAGGCGATATCAGCATCGCTGGTTTAGAAATGGCCAACTTTTGGCAAACAGCTTCGAGGTTGATTATCAGCGAGATTCCTGTACCGTTACGGATACTTTTCGACTGGAGGTAAGCAACAATGCCGGCAGCCGAAGCCATGAAGTACAAATCAGTTACCGGTTGCAGCAGCCTATCATCAGTAGCTTCTTGCCCACATCTTCAGTAGCAGGTGGTACCGTTACCATTACAGGCACCAATTTACACATGACACGCTCCGTTTCATTTGCCGGCGTTCCGGCCCGGAGTTTCAGCATTCTCAGTTCCACTACCATCACAGCCATCGTAGATACAGGCGGATCAGGCGCTGTTCAAATCAGCAGTCGTTGCGGCATTTCCAGTCGGCCGGGTTTTACGTTTATACCCCCCTCGGGTATGGCTATTTTGCGCATTTATCCTGATAGTGGAAAAATCGGTGACGAGATATTGATTGAAGGATCAAAGTTAAACCTGGTAAAGCGGGTCTTGATTGGCGGAGCTGAAGCTCAACGTTTCAGTATACTGGATAGTACCAAAATAGTAGCCGTTGTAGGTAAGGGTCAAACCGGACTCGTTGAAATTCGTTCTGTTTCAGATGCCAGTACGCTTGGAACATTTACGTTTGTTCAGCGACAAGCTCCCCCGAAAATCATTAGCATTTCTCCAAACAAGGGGCTGGTTGGCTCTTTAGTGACTGTAAAACTGGAAGGACTTAGCAATACAAACTCCCTTCGTGCACGATTTGGAAGTTTTCCCGCAAACATTGTCAATGCAAATACAGACAGCATCACCATCGAGGTTCCACCGGGTACCTTGGTTCGAACGATTGCATTGCAAACCGAAAGTGGTGTTATTCATGCGCCAACCCCATTTGAGACCATATTTAATGGCGGAGGCGCAAAAGCCCTTGGAACTACCTTTCAAAAGCCTGCCCAATTCTCTAATCTTGTTCCTCGTGGCAAATCCAGATTGGGATTCTATGAACAATTTTATTTGCCTGTATTGGTGGATGATTTGGACGGAGATGGTCAGGCTGATATGGTGGCAACTCCGGCACCGAACAGCGGTCATGGGCTTTGGGCGATGAAGCTTCAGATGAAGAATGGAATAATTGAAGAAGGTCAAAAATTACAACTGGCTGGCAATACCGGCAGTTTATTTGCGGCATTAGGCGACTTGAATAACGATGGACTGCCTGAGATTGTTGTTAGTGATAGTGCTGGACTGTTGGTGTACACAAATTTGTCGACAAGGGGTGATATCAAATTCGGATCTCCTGTAAAACTGGTGAGTAAGCTTGTTGCTGACGGAAGCCATTCCATTCACATTATGGATTTTGACAACGATGGCTTCAATGACATTCAAGTAGGAGTAAGTATAATTAGAAACCTCAGTGCCAATAGTAATGTGATCAAGCTGAGTGAGGTGCCCTACATAATCAACGAAATAGCATCCCTCTACCCTGATTATCCAAGATATTATCCGCCCGTTGTCGTATGTCGCTCATTAAGTAATCCCTACAAAGGGAAGGCCAGCCTGCTCTTCGGGCTGCCAGGGCAGCGCCAAGACAATCGGATAGTTTTTTTGACAAATGAAAGCGAGCCAGGTATCATCAAACTTGTACGACAAATTGATCATCCAATACTGCTTGATGCACCCGCAGAAACATGGGAATCGAATATCAAAAGAATACCATTTATAGAAGACATTGACCGTGACGGTATACCTGATTTACTGCTCAGCGGCTTTAATAATTGGGGAATTCCTTTTGGTCTTGATTATTACAAAGGATACTTTAATCAAAACAAGTGGGAGTTTATGGTTGACCCAATAAAAGTTCTTATGAAGGATTCATACGATCAGCCATCAGCTCTTTCAGTTTTCATATTTGGGGATGCAATATCAAAAATGGTTGATCTCGATGGAGATGGTGCCAAGGAAGTGTATTTCGGAAATCTTCAGTCGACTCCAATCGTTCTTAGGTTTGAGAAAGACAGTTTGGGAATGATATATGCGAAACAGGAAGAACTGCACCTGAATAGCCATCGTTTTAATTACCGTAACGATTTCTTTTATTTTGATGGTGTAGATGATCTAAATGGTGATGCAAAACCAGATTTGGTTGGCCGTACCAGGAGTGGCTACTTTTCGGCAGTACCTGATAATTATGAGCTAAAAGATTACCAGTCAGTTGCTGTAAGCCTTAACAATCTTGGAAATGATAATGTCATTCCCATTTGCCCTGCCGAAACCGATATCATTTTAGAATCGCCGCTAAGTGGTAGCGAGTATATCTGGCAAGTTGACACTGGTACTGGCTACATAGCGGCAAAAGATTTGCTTGGCATGGAGAATGCCCATACCAAATTACTTACGATAAAACTCATATCAGCTTCCTGGCGCAAGGCTGATTTTCGTTGTTTAGCAGATAGTGTTCCGGGGAGTACCTTTAGTATGCGTTTTGAAAATAGCTATCTCCATAATGATACCGCGGCGCTAAGCAATGCCCATTGGCATAATCCCAATGTGTGGAGCTGTGGTGTAGTACCTAACGAATATACACACGTTGTTATTCCGGCCGGATCAGCGGCAGACATCAAAACCGGTGATGCCAGCTCTAAATCTATCACCATCAAAAATGGCAGCTCGTTGATTATTCGACAAGGTAGGCGATTAATTACGCAGCAATAG
- a CDS encoding amidohydrolase family protein, which produces MPNDRGNVHFTKDTNRVFMNGGGGTLISVNWEGHDEKTHVRISGITTFGSVAEADDHSSHGHTSELPAANEAQPGIRYVMGKPMMQYDAVSYCMLPEGASMKEPQQMPTPAGTILMAPVGNMAVAQVNNNVYVVTIPETGKVPSINVGEPSAASFPSKQLTEIGGEWPFWEADGKKVHWSLGNGHWVYDVARAKFVDDSVKAAKKAESLRAADSVKALLAKGPDAKKLADSLAKKAKDSLTALYKADTAKAKADSIAKADLKKKEKYTPEETQVKVFFAKDNPAGTILLKNARIVSMKGDEVIENGDVLIVNNRIKAVGKTGSLQVPAGAQVIDCTGKTITPGFVDTHSHMWPQWGMHKNSVWIYAANLAYGVTTTRDPQTATTDVLTYSDMVEAGMMPGPRVYSTGPGVGYWMYNLQSYEQTKNVLKQYSKYFNTQYIKMYLVGNRQHRQWVIQAAKEQQLMPTTEGGLDYKLNMTQLFDGYPGHEHAIPIHPLYNDVTRTIAESKMAVTPTLLVSYGGPWAENYYYTTESPVHDAKLNRFTPYEELSAKSRRRVGGLGGWFTPEDHVFQKHAKGVNSIVTKGGLAGVGSHGQLQGLGYHWELWSVASGGMSNLNALKTATILGATALGLDQELGSVEPGKLADLVIMDANPLLNIRNTNTIRYVVKNGRLYDGNTLDEIYPTPRKLDVSVWTKEAPKVTTQVPE; this is translated from the coding sequence GTGCCAAACGACCGTGGCAATGTGCATTTTACCAAAGACACGAACCGTGTATTTATGAACGGCGGTGGCGGTACCCTTATTAGTGTAAACTGGGAAGGCCACGATGAAAAAACACATGTGCGGATTAGCGGCATCACCACTTTTGGTTCGGTAGCAGAAGCCGATGACCATAGCAGCCACGGCCATACCAGTGAATTGCCGGCTGCCAATGAAGCACAGCCCGGCATTCGCTATGTAATGGGCAAACCCATGATGCAATACGATGCGGTAAGCTATTGCATGCTGCCAGAAGGCGCCAGCATGAAAGAGCCACAGCAAATGCCTACTCCTGCAGGTACCATCCTTATGGCACCGGTAGGCAATATGGCCGTTGCTCAGGTCAACAACAACGTTTATGTAGTGACGATTCCTGAAACCGGCAAAGTGCCCAGCATCAATGTGGGTGAGCCTTCTGCGGCTTCATTCCCTTCTAAACAGCTCACAGAAATTGGAGGCGAATGGCCGTTTTGGGAAGCCGATGGCAAAAAAGTACACTGGAGTTTGGGTAACGGTCACTGGGTGTATGATGTGGCCCGTGCCAAGTTTGTAGACGACTCGGTGAAGGCTGCTAAAAAGGCCGAAAGCCTACGTGCCGCCGACAGTGTAAAAGCGTTGCTGGCCAAAGGACCCGATGCTAAAAAGCTGGCCGATAGTCTGGCGAAAAAAGCCAAAGACTCACTGACTGCTTTGTACAAAGCCGATACAGCGAAAGCCAAAGCGGATAGCATTGCGAAAGCCGATTTGAAAAAGAAAGAGAAATACACGCCTGAAGAAACACAGGTGAAAGTATTTTTTGCGAAAGACAATCCTGCCGGAACAATCCTGTTGAAAAATGCCCGCATTGTAAGCATGAAGGGCGATGAAGTGATTGAAAATGGCGATGTACTCATTGTCAATAATCGCATCAAAGCAGTTGGCAAAACAGGAAGCCTGCAAGTGCCGGCGGGTGCACAGGTGATAGATTGCACCGGCAAAACGATTACGCCTGGCTTTGTAGATACGCATTCGCACATGTGGCCGCAGTGGGGCATGCACAAGAACTCAGTTTGGATTTATGCAGCCAACCTCGCTTATGGTGTAACCACTACCCGCGACCCGCAAACCGCCACCACCGATGTGCTCACTTACAGCGATATGGTGGAAGCCGGCATGATGCCTGGCCCACGAGTGTACAGCACCGGCCCCGGCGTGGGGTATTGGATGTACAACCTGCAGAGCTACGAGCAAACCAAAAATGTGCTGAAGCAATACAGTAAGTATTTCAATACGCAATACATCAAAATGTATTTGGTGGGCAACCGCCAGCACAGGCAGTGGGTGATACAAGCTGCGAAAGAACAACAGCTGATGCCTACAACCGAAGGCGGTTTGGATTACAAGCTCAACATGACGCAATTGTTTGATGGTTATCCCGGTCATGAGCATGCTATTCCCATTCATCCGTTGTACAACGATGTCACCCGCACCATTGCCGAAAGCAAGATGGCTGTCACTCCAACATTGCTGGTATCATACGGTGGTCCTTGGGCCGAAAACTATTATTACACTACCGAGAGCCCCGTGCACGATGCCAAACTCAACCGCTTTACGCCTTACGAAGAGTTGAGTGCAAAGTCCCGCCGCAGAGTAGGCGGTTTGGGTGGTTGGTTTACACCGGAAGATCATGTGTTTCAAAAGCATGCCAAGGGTGTCAACAGCATTGTAACCAAAGGCGGATTGGCTGGTGTGGGTAGCCACGGTCAGCTGCAGGGATTGGGTTACCATTGGGAATTGTGGAGTGTGGCCAGCGGTGGCATGAGCAATCTCAACGCTTTGAAAACGGCGACCATTTTGGGTGCTACCGCACTGGGCCTCGATCAGGAACTGGGTAGTGTAGAACCCGGCAAACTGGCCGACCTGGTGATTATGGATGCCAACCCATTGCTGAACATCCGCAACACCAATACCATTCGCTATGTAGTGAAAAACGGTCGCTTGTATGATGGCAATACGCTGGACGAAATTTATCCGACACCACGCAAACTAGACGTGAGTGTATGGACGAAAGAAGCGCCAAAAGTAACCACACAGGTACCGGAGTAA
- a CDS encoding serine hydrolase domain-containing protein, producing MIITVLCFTVVGIAQRTAIDAAFDTAVQQGFSGVLLVAKNGKPIANRVAGYRHFETQAPLQLSDVFELASVSKQFTAMAIMMLQEEGRLQYDDSLSKYIDLPYNGITIRQLLNHTSGLPDYQAVMDAHWDKSKVAGNEDCIRLLRQYQPSMLFTPGAQYRYSNTGYLLLASVVEKVSGKDFISYLQQRIFTPLKMQQTAIRTLEAKAATINFAAGHLKDSTGAYINANKFHSSDYTVWLGNRKGPGRISSTAADLLRWDKALYKNKLVQHSTLQQAFTPATLNNGQLSMYGFGWEIETHPVLGNIVKHNGDNPGYSTQIIRCVDKRYTVIVLCNNAHPSFRTLLSNIMQALAAEESK from the coding sequence TTGATAATTACAGTGCTGTGTTTTACCGTTGTAGGTATAGCACAACGCACAGCCATTGATGCTGCATTTGATACTGCGGTGCAGCAAGGCTTCAGCGGTGTATTGTTGGTGGCCAAAAATGGAAAGCCCATTGCAAATCGTGTTGCGGGTTATCGGCATTTTGAAACACAAGCACCCTTGCAGTTGAGTGATGTGTTTGAGCTGGCTTCGGTAAGCAAGCAGTTTACCGCCATGGCCATTATGATGCTGCAGGAAGAAGGCCGTTTGCAATACGATGATTCATTGTCGAAATACATTGACTTGCCTTACAATGGAATAACCATCAGGCAGCTGCTCAATCATACCAGCGGCCTGCCCGACTACCAAGCGGTAATGGATGCGCATTGGGACAAATCGAAAGTGGCAGGCAATGAAGATTGTATCCGTTTGTTGCGACAGTATCAACCGTCCATGTTGTTTACACCCGGTGCACAATACCGCTACAGCAATACCGGCTATTTGCTACTGGCCAGTGTGGTAGAAAAAGTAAGTGGGAAAGATTTCATTTCCTATTTGCAGCAGCGGATTTTTACACCACTCAAAATGCAGCAAACGGCTATACGTACACTGGAAGCCAAAGCAGCTACAATCAATTTCGCAGCTGGGCATTTGAAAGATTCAACAGGCGCCTACATCAATGCGAACAAATTTCACAGCAGCGATTACACGGTGTGGTTGGGCAATCGCAAAGGCCCCGGCCGTATTAGCAGCACTGCTGCCGATCTCCTCCGCTGGGATAAAGCCTTGTACAAAAACAAACTGGTGCAGCACAGCACTTTACAGCAGGCGTTTACACCGGCAACACTCAACAACGGACAACTCAGTATGTATGGTTTTGGCTGGGAAATAGAAACGCATCCTGTGCTCGGCAATATTGTAAAACACAATGGCGATAATCCGGGTTACAGCACTCAAATCATTCGTTGCGTAGATAAACGTTACACAGTCATTGTGCTGTGCAACAATGCGCATCCATCTTTTAGAACACTACTCAGCAACATCATGCAAGCTTTGGCGGCAGAAGAAAGTAAGTAA
- a CDS encoding PD40 domain-containing protein: MINKLPAAAALLALAAGGWWMAGQPLPSIMAADNWQEQAADSTKKDTMPYTAFKDLPLKPEREIKFNTQEGTWMSVDVSPDGKTIAFDLMGDIYTMPIEGGKATPVTTGMAYETHPRFSPDGKKLLFTSDRSGNDNLWYIDMEKKDTVQVTRDRQGDVPGAAWTPDGDYIVVSKGRRVSKLYLYHKDGGGGTQLNDAPASMKTIDPVVSPDGKKIYFSWRTGSWNYNALLPQYQIGTYDRDKGTITSITTRYGSAFTPTLSKDGNWMVYGSRWQDKTGLVLRNMKNGDEKWLAYPVQRDEQESIAPQGVLPAMSFTPDSKFVIASYGGKIWKLPVDGSAAQEIPFNADVRLEMGPRLYFNYAIKDTSHKLATQIRDAVPSPDGKKLAFTVLNRLYVMDYPNGTPKRVTTHNFVEAMPAWSPDGNQLVFVSWDEKDGGNLWKAVLAPKSAVSKLSSEAAFYMQPAWSFNNRITYFKAAKRVFKDSEDPFSTDRKHNCCGYQPTVVRLKKLMCQTTVAMCILPKTRTVYL; this comes from the coding sequence ATGATAAACAAACTTCCCGCTGCTGCTGCACTGCTGGCACTGGCTGCAGGTGGATGGTGGATGGCCGGTCAGCCATTGCCTTCCATTATGGCTGCCGATAATTGGCAAGAGCAGGCTGCAGACAGCACCAAAAAGGATACAATGCCTTACACGGCATTCAAAGATTTGCCGCTCAAGCCCGAACGGGAAATCAAGTTCAACACACAGGAAGGTACCTGGATGAGTGTGGATGTAAGCCCCGATGGCAAAACCATTGCCTTCGATTTGATGGGCGACATTTATACCATGCCTATTGAAGGCGGCAAAGCCACTCCAGTAACCACCGGCATGGCCTATGAAACGCATCCAAGGTTTAGCCCCGATGGCAAAAAGTTGTTGTTTACCAGCGACCGCAGCGGCAACGACAACCTGTGGTACATCGACATGGAAAAGAAAGATACCGTGCAGGTAACCCGCGACCGCCAGGGCGATGTGCCCGGTGCTGCATGGACGCCCGATGGCGATTACATTGTGGTATCAAAAGGACGCAGGGTGAGCAAGCTCTACCTCTACCACAAAGACGGTGGCGGCGGCACCCAGCTCAACGATGCACCGGCCAGCATGAAAACCATCGACCCCGTAGTGAGTCCCGATGGTAAAAAGATTTACTTCAGCTGGCGCACCGGCTCATGGAATTATAATGCCCTGCTGCCGCAATATCAGATTGGTACTTACGACAGAGACAAAGGCACCATCACCAGCATAACCACCCGCTACGGTTCGGCCTTTACACCTACGCTGAGTAAAGATGGCAACTGGATGGTGTATGGTAGCCGCTGGCAAGACAAAACCGGATTGGTGCTGCGCAATATGAAAAACGGCGATGAAAAATGGCTGGCCTATCCCGTGCAGCGGGATGAGCAGGAAAGCATTGCGCCACAAGGTGTATTGCCTGCCATGAGTTTTACTCCCGACAGCAAATTTGTGATTGCCTCTTACGGTGGTAAAATCTGGAAGCTGCCCGTTGACGGCAGCGCTGCACAGGAAATTCCTTTCAATGCCGATGTACGATTGGAAATGGGACCACGCTTGTATTTCAACTACGCCATCAAAGACACTTCTCACAAACTGGCTACACAAATACGTGATGCGGTACCCAGCCCCGATGGCAAGAAGTTGGCTTTTACGGTGCTCAACCGTTTGTACGTGATGGATTATCCGAATGGCACACCCAAGCGGGTTACAACGCACAACTTTGTGGAAGCCATGCCAGCCTGGAGTCCTGATGGCAACCAGCTTGTATTTGTGAGTTGGGATGAAAAGGATGGCGGTAATCTCTGGAAAGCCGTGCTGGCTCCGAAATCCGCAGTGAGCAAGCTTTCCAGCGAAGCCGCATTTTACATGCAACCTGCGTGGAGCTTCAACAACCGCATTACGTATTTCAAAGCAGCCAAGCGGGTGTTTAAAGATTCTGAAGATCCTTTTTCGACGGATCGGAAGCACAACTGCTGTGGATACCAGCCAACGGTGGTACGCCTAAAAAAATTGATGTGCCAAACGACCGTGGCAATGTGCATTTTACCAAAGACACGAACCGTGTATTTATGA
- a CDS encoding NupC/NupG family nucleoside CNT transporter codes for MGRFHGIIGIVLILGIAFLFSNNKKRINLRVIASGMLLQVIIGILVLQVPFMTAMFQKLGHGMQKIEEFAKAGANFVYGGIATVGFDGQAANYTAPGMFVFAFNVVSTIILVTVIVAVLYHLRVMQRIVSIIAKGMNFIMRVSGAESLSNVASAFVGQVEAQVMIRPYLAGMTRSELLASMSGSLACIAGGILVVYANMGAKAGLDPAPKLITASLMAAPGALVIAKIVYPETEESQTMGKVKLDVKSQYSNLIDAVSHGASDGMKIGINVIAMLIGFIALITMIDYLLVSVGHLISPDFDLSLNYIFGKLFTPFAWAMGVPSEDVTNAATLFGQKLTINEFVAFNNLTTKAIPLVTEKGLLIVSIAICGFANFSSVGMQIGGIGELAPTRRADLAQLGMRALLCGTLASYLSACIAGIIIG; via the coding sequence ATGGGTCGTTTTCATGGTATTATTGGCATTGTGCTGATCCTCGGCATCGCCTTTCTTTTTTCGAACAATAAAAAGCGCATCAACCTTCGGGTGATTGCCAGCGGTATGCTGTTGCAGGTTATCATCGGCATTCTTGTATTACAGGTACCGTTCATGACGGCCATGTTCCAAAAGCTTGGTCATGGCATGCAAAAAATCGAAGAGTTTGCCAAGGCCGGCGCCAACTTTGTGTATGGTGGCATTGCTACCGTTGGCTTCGATGGACAAGCCGCCAACTACACGGCACCGGGCATGTTTGTATTTGCATTCAATGTGGTGTCTACTATTATCCTCGTAACCGTAATTGTGGCGGTGCTGTATCACCTCCGTGTCATGCAACGCATTGTCTCCATCATAGCCAAGGGCATGAACTTCATCATGCGGGTGAGTGGTGCCGAGTCGTTGAGCAACGTCGCCAGTGCCTTTGTGGGCCAGGTAGAAGCGCAGGTAATGATTCGCCCCTACCTCGCCGGCATGACCCGCAGCGAACTGCTGGCCAGCATGAGTGGTAGTCTGGCTTGTATTGCCGGAGGTATTTTGGTGGTGTATGCCAACATGGGTGCCAAAGCCGGTTTAGATCCGGCACCAAAACTCATTACCGCAAGTTTGATGGCGGCACCGGGTGCATTGGTCATTGCCAAAATTGTGTATCCCGAAACGGAAGAAAGCCAAACCATGGGCAAGGTAAAGCTCGATGTAAAGAGCCAGTACAGCAACCTGATTGATGCCGTAAGCCATGGCGCCAGCGATGGAATGAAAATTGGCATTAACGTGATTGCGATGCTCATCGGTTTCATTGCCCTCATCACCATGATTGACTATCTGCTGGTAAGTGTTGGCCACCTCATTTCTCCCGATTTTGACCTTAGCCTCAACTATATTTTTGGTAAGCTCTTTACACCATTTGCCTGGGCCATGGGTGTACCTTCAGAAGACGTCACCAATGCAGCTACGTTATTCGGACAAAAACTCACCATCAATGAGTTTGTGGCATTCAACAACCTCACCACCAAAGCCATTCCGTTGGTTACTGAAAAAGGCCTGCTGATTGTGAGCATTGCCATTTGTGGCTTTGCCAACTTTAGCAGCGTAGGTATGCAAATAGGTGGCATTGGAGAGCTGGCGCCTACCCGCCGTGCCGATCTGGCGCAGCTGGGCATGCGGGCATTGCTTTGCGGCACACTCGCCTCTTACTTATCGGCTTGTATTGCAGGTATTATTATCGGTTAA